The Nocardia sp. BMG51109 nucleotide sequence AAGATCCGCAGCGATGACCTGAACCCGCGCCGGACTAATCGCAGTCTCTTTTAGCGGAACCCCCATGCCCATGACAGAGTTATAGCACGAACACACATAGAGCCTCGGACATGAGTAGTCCGATCTCTGCCACAGTCATCGCCGACCGTCGACAACTGCCGCTCCCGACCGGTCACTGCTCACAAAAGCCTTGTCGCTCACCGCAGTTCGGGCATAGCCGCAGACCAGGGCGGGCCGGTCATCGCGGGGGACGAGGTCGTCCGGTTTCCGGGCCGACCATGGCCCGGTATCTCGCCTCGATCACTGGGCGGGTCTGCCGGACCAAGTCGGTGTATCCGGGAGTGCGGGACATCTGCGCCGGATGTGCCCGGTGGATCAGGCTACGGCTCTCGCGCCAACCGCGCCTACCTGCGTGAACGTGGAATCAAGGCCACGATCCCGGTGAAGGCGGATCAGGCGGCCAACCGGAAGAACAAAGGCTCCGCCGGTGGCCGGCCACCCGCGTTCGACGCCGAACGATACAAGTACCGTCACGCCGTCGAGTGCGGCATCGGCCAGCTGAAGGAAAACCGTGCCATGGCAACCAGATACGACAAACTCGCAGTCCGCTACCAGGCCACCGTCCACATCACCGCCATCAACCAATGGCTCCGACATGGGTGAGGGCGGGCACACGCCCGCCCTCACCCACTTTAAAACACTGGCTAGTTGAAGTTTGCCCAGCCGTAGGTTCGTGCCCTGGGGCGCGGTCCTGTACGCGACACGGAACGATCGGTTTCCGGGCTTGGCGGACCACCGCCCGGGTGCAGTCGATCGATTAGTCTCGAACACAGGCTCCATCGATGGTTCGCGGTGCGCCCGACCCGGCACTGCACCGGCCAGAGACGCCGCAGGGAGGAGGTTGCATGAGGAGCGAATCGGAACTCGCTGTGTACGAGTCTCTGAAACCCGACTACCGCGAAATCGTGGATGTCGTCGACCTGTTTCCGCGCGGGATCCAGGCGAGGCGGATCGCGAAGATGACGCATCCGCGGTCCTGGGAAATCGACGAACACGACATCGATGCCCGGCAGATCAAGGCCATCCGCGATAAGCTGGCGAGACTGGAATCGAAGGGTTTCGTCACGATCGAACGGACCCTTGACTACGGAAACATCTACCGGCCGGTGAACAGTGACTTCGACATGGCGACCTGGACGCTGGAGCAGGGCCGGGAGTTCTACGCCCGGCAGCGGGCCGACCGGACCGGCACCGACCAAACTCCGGTCGCTGCCTATTCGATGATGCTGAGCGTATGGCGCAACACGATCGTCGAGGACGCGCACGCAGGCGATGGACTGAACCGCATCAGCGATGGCGAGATGTTCGCCGCGAACGTCTCCATATTCCGGATGCTGCGTGACTTTCTGGAAGCCGCAGACGGGACACACACGGCATGGCAG carries:
- a CDS encoding IS5/IS1182 family transposase, coding for MPGGSGYGSRANRAYLRERGIKATIPVKADQAANRKNKGSAGGRPPAFDAERYKYRHAVECGIGQLKENRAMATRYDKLAVRYQATVHITAINQWLRHG